A window of Choristoneura fumiferana chromosome 8, NRCan_CFum_1, whole genome shotgun sequence contains these coding sequences:
- the LOC141430145 gene encoding uncharacterized protein has product MCQRCQRLKAKPLEPFMGNLPPSRVREARPFIRVGIDFAGPFSIRTSNQRKSKVVKAYLCVFVCLAVKAVHLEVTSDLTTNAFMASFDRFVSRRGMVSDVYTDCGKNFQGARRHLNEVDVFLRQHQHDLTEALAKVSVKWHMNPPYAPHMGGLWEASVKSAKLLLKRTLGEQVLTFEELTTIFAKVEAVLNSRPLCPTSNDPNDLETLTPGHFIIGHPLVSLPEYDFDHTPISRLNRWQLVQQISQHFWRRWQLEYLHNLQQRAKWCKNVPNLKIGDLVLVKEDNLPPLQWRKARVSKLRPGADGVVRVVELRTSTGTCVRSVAKVCPLPSLDN; this is encoded by the coding sequence ATGTGTCAACGTTGTCAGCGCTTAAAGGCCAAACCTCTGGAGCCCTTCATGGGAAATCTTCCACCAAGTCGTGTACGCGAGGCACGCCCATTCATCCGAGTCGGTATTGATTTTGCGGGTCCATTCAGCATAAGGACTTCTAACCAGCGTAAGTCCAAGGTGGTTAAGGCCTACCTCTGCGTCTTCGTGTGCCTCGCTGTCAAGGCGGTCCACCTAGAGGTAACATCTGACTTGACCACGAATGCATTCATGGCTTCCTTTGACCGATTCGTTTCCAGGCGAGGCATGGTATCCGACGTCTACACGGATTGCGGGAAGAATTTTCAAGGGGCTAGGCGCCATCTCAACGAGGTGGATGTTTTTCTTCGCCAACATCAACACGATCTGACAGAAGCACTGGCAAAGGTCAGCGTGAAATGGCACATGAACCCACCGTACGCGCCTCACATGGGCGGCCTATGGGAGGCTTCTGTCAAGTCAGCCAAGCTTCTCCTGAAGCGTACCCTCGGGGAACAAGTACTCACCTTCGAAGAATTGACCACAATCTTCGCCAAGGTCGAGGCAGTACTCAATTCCAGGCCTCTGTGTCCAACATCGAACGATCCAAACGATCTTGAAACACTGACGCCTGGCCATTTCATTATCGGACATCCATTGGTGAGCCTGCCTGAATACGATTTCGATCACACCCCAATCTCACGGCTCAATCGTTGGCAGCTCGTTCAACAGATATCACAACATTTTTGGCGCCGATGGCAGCTTGAATACTTGCACAATTTGCAGCAACGCGCAAAGTGGTGCAAGAACGTGCCAAACCTTAAAATAGGAGACCTCGTTCTCGTGAAAGAGGATAATTTGCCACCTCTTCAATGGCGTAAGGCGCGAGTATCCAAGCTCCGTCCAGGTGCAGACGGCGTAGTTCGTGTAGTAGAGCTCAGGACTAGTACCGGTACATGCGTACGATCTGTCGCTAAGGTCTGCCCCTTACCAAGCTTAGACAATTAA